The following proteins are encoded in a genomic region of Pseudoxanthomonas suwonensis 11-1:
- a CDS encoding flavodoxin family protein, whose product MPDHGTVPAPRKGQPDAKLPREEFERRYRLAFIDPAFDGQREAIDRLAAIAWEAYQEGRKAPRTHKAGPGFADPDYDLSDEWRAARDAIRAAEQRQRDPAAPDRLLLVCASPRSEHTCPGEMSKTWRLLEAAHEAATAAGATCDVLELNRTTSEYGRKIHPCKGCVSTAMPLCHWPCSCYPNHGLGQHHDWMNGIYPRWAEAHGVMIVTPVHWNSPTSPLKLMMDRLVCADGGNPDPTSTSGKDAGRAKAIELAGWVYPQHLAGRAFSVVVHGDAEGTRGVRHILADWLRGMGLVDAGAPSQVDRYVGYYEPYATSHQALDGDHALLEETRNAARALVERVRQLRAGQHEAGSNLEMPRQK is encoded by the coding sequence ATGCCAGACCACGGAACCGTTCCCGCGCCCCGCAAGGGGCAGCCCGATGCCAAGCTTCCGCGGGAAGAGTTCGAACGGCGCTACCGGCTGGCCTTCATCGACCCGGCCTTCGACGGCCAGCGCGAGGCCATCGACCGGCTCGCCGCGATCGCCTGGGAGGCTTACCAGGAAGGTCGCAAGGCCCCGCGCACGCACAAGGCCGGCCCCGGATTCGCCGATCCGGACTACGACCTGTCCGACGAATGGCGTGCCGCACGCGATGCCATCCGCGCCGCCGAACAGCGCCAGCGCGATCCCGCCGCGCCCGACCGCCTGCTGCTGGTCTGCGCCTCGCCGCGCAGCGAGCACACCTGCCCCGGCGAGATGTCCAAGACCTGGCGCCTGCTGGAGGCCGCGCACGAGGCGGCCACCGCCGCCGGCGCCACCTGCGACGTACTGGAGCTCAACCGCACCACCTCCGAGTACGGCCGCAAGATCCATCCCTGCAAGGGTTGCGTCTCCACCGCCATGCCGCTGTGCCACTGGCCGTGCTCGTGCTACCCCAACCACGGCCTGGGCCAGCACCACGACTGGATGAACGGGATCTACCCGCGCTGGGCCGAAGCCCACGGGGTGATGATCGTGACCCCGGTGCACTGGAACAGCCCGACCTCGCCGCTGAAGCTGATGATGGACCGCCTGGTCTGCGCCGACGGCGGCAATCCCGATCCCACCTCGACCTCGGGCAAGGACGCCGGACGCGCCAAGGCGATCGAGCTGGCCGGCTGGGTCTATCCGCAGCACCTGGCCGGACGCGCGTTCTCGGTGGTGGTGCATGGCGATGCCGAGGGCACCCGGGGCGTGCGCCACATCCTGGCCGACTGGCTGCGCGGCATGGGCCTGGTTGATGCCGGCGCCCCCTCGCAGGTGGACCGCTACGTCGGCTACTACGAGCCCTACGCCACCAGCCACCAGGCGCTGGACGGCGACCACGCCCTGCTGGAGGAAACCCGCAACGCCGCCCGCGCCCTGGTCGAGCGCGTGCGCCAGCTGCGCGCGGGCCAGCACGAGGCCGGCAGCAACCTGGAAATGCCGCGCCAGAAGTAG
- a CDS encoding GFA family protein, which yields MQLEGSCHCGNVRFRCEAYAPVPFLQCYCSICRKTAGGSGSAINLGARADTLEVEGREHLGVYQAKIREDDGGCRISSARRHFCTDCGSALWLFSPEWPDLVHPHASAIDTPLPQPPERVHMLLGSKANWVLVPNGPDDVQLEGFPNESLEQWHRRHGLLQE from the coding sequence ATGCAACTCGAAGGTTCCTGCCACTGCGGCAATGTCCGTTTCCGCTGCGAGGCCTATGCGCCGGTGCCGTTCCTGCAGTGCTACTGCTCGATCTGCCGCAAGACCGCCGGCGGCAGCGGCAGTGCGATCAACCTCGGCGCCCGCGCCGACACGCTCGAGGTGGAGGGGCGCGAGCACCTGGGCGTGTACCAGGCGAAGATCCGCGAGGACGATGGTGGCTGCCGCATAAGCTCGGCGCGGCGGCATTTCTGCACCGACTGCGGCAGCGCGCTGTGGCTGTTCAGTCCGGAGTGGCCGGACCTGGTGCACCCGCATGCCTCGGCCATCGACACGCCGCTGCCGCAGCCGCCGGAGCGGGTGCACATGCTGCTGGGCTCGAAGGCCAACTGGGTGCTGGTGCCGAACGGGCCGGACGACGTGCAGCTGGAGGGATTCCCGAATGAATCGCTGGAGCAATGGCACCGTCGCCATGGGCTGCTGCAGGAGTAG